A genomic segment from Streptomyces sp. NBC_01233 encodes:
- the pstS gene encoding phosphate ABC transporter substrate-binding protein PstS, whose protein sequence is MKLQRKNMLRASALGALVVSGALVLTACGSDDNTKTADGSAKPSAAAAGDIKCDDAKGKLLASGSSAQKNAVELWIKNYMAACSGVEVNYKSSSSGEGIVAFNQGTVGFAGSDSALKPEQVEESKKICTGGQGINLPMVGGPVALGFNVAGVDKLNLDAATVANIFNDKIKKWDDEAIKKLNPGVTLPSTAIQAFHRSDDSGTTENITKYLKAAAPDAWPHEAAKKWAAPGGQAASGSAGVAAQVKQVDGAIGYFELSFASSQGIKTIDLNTGAAAPVKATGENASKAISAAKIAGTGSDLALKLDYTTKAEGAYPLVLVTYEVVCDKGNKAETLPTVKSFLNYTASDAGQKVLLDNGYAPIPAEINTKVREAINSLG, encoded by the coding sequence GTGAAGCTTCAGCGCAAGAACATGCTTCGTGCCTCCGCCCTCGGGGCGCTTGTCGTGTCCGGCGCCCTGGTCCTCACGGCGTGCGGCTCGGACGACAACACGAAGACCGCCGACGGATCGGCGAAGCCCTCCGCGGCCGCCGCGGGCGACATCAAGTGCGACGACGCCAAGGGCAAGCTCCTGGCCTCGGGCTCTTCCGCGCAGAAGAACGCGGTCGAGCTGTGGATCAAGAACTACATGGCCGCCTGCTCCGGCGTCGAGGTGAACTACAAGTCCTCCTCCTCCGGTGAGGGCATCGTCGCCTTCAACCAGGGCACCGTCGGTTTCGCCGGCTCCGACTCGGCGCTGAAGCCGGAGCAGGTCGAGGAATCGAAGAAGATCTGCACCGGTGGCCAGGGCATCAACCTGCCGATGGTCGGCGGCCCCGTCGCCCTCGGCTTCAACGTCGCCGGCGTGGACAAGCTGAACCTCGACGCCGCCACGGTCGCCAACATCTTCAACGACAAGATCAAGAAGTGGGACGACGAGGCGATCAAGAAGCTGAACCCGGGCGTCACGCTTCCCTCCACCGCCATCCAGGCCTTCCACCGCTCCGACGACTCGGGCACCACCGAGAACATCACCAAGTACCTGAAGGCCGCCGCCCCCGACGCCTGGCCGCACGAGGCCGCGAAGAAGTGGGCCGCCCCGGGCGGCCAGGCCGCCTCCGGCTCCGCCGGTGTCGCCGCCCAGGTCAAGCAGGTCGACGGTGCGATCGGCTACTTCGAGCTCTCGTTCGCCAGCTCGCAGGGCATCAAGACCATCGACCTGAACACGGGTGCCGCCGCCCCGGTCAAGGCCACCGGTGAGAACGCCTCCAAGGCCATCTCCGCCGCCAAGATCGCCGGCACCGGCTCCGACCTGGCGCTGAAGCTCGACTACACCACCAAGGCCGAGGGCGCCTACCCGCTGGTCCTGGTCACGTACGAGGTCGTCTGCGACAAGGGCAACAAGGCCGAGACGCTCCCGACCGTCAAGTCCTTCCTGAACTACACCGCCTCGGACGCGGGCCAGAAGGTCCTCCTCGACAACGGCTACGCGCCGATCCCGGCCGAGATCAACACCAAGGTCCGCGAAGCCATCAACTCGCTGGGCTAA
- a CDS encoding TetR/AcrR family transcriptional regulator — translation MGNREDLLAGARRCLEEKGYLRTTVRDIATASGVSMAAIGYHFGSREALLNQALFAAMEEWAAGSGRLAGEGETAGERYADTWDRKIRDFGEMRWLWLASVEAFVHAQSSPELLAILAEGQRRNRRMVAAALRGVSPEEVSEADVRALGSMHIALLSGVMVQTLTDPEQAPDGRELLQGLRSMVELLGS, via the coding sequence ATGGGAAATCGCGAGGACCTGCTGGCCGGAGCCCGGCGCTGCCTGGAGGAGAAGGGCTACCTCCGGACGACCGTGCGCGACATCGCCACGGCCTCGGGGGTGAGCATGGCCGCGATCGGCTACCACTTCGGGTCCCGCGAGGCCCTCCTCAACCAGGCCCTGTTCGCCGCCATGGAGGAGTGGGCCGCGGGATCCGGCCGCCTCGCCGGTGAGGGCGAGACCGCGGGGGAGCGCTACGCCGACACCTGGGACCGCAAGATCCGCGACTTCGGTGAGATGCGCTGGCTCTGGCTGGCTTCCGTCGAGGCCTTCGTCCATGCGCAGTCCTCGCCCGAGCTCCTCGCGATCCTCGCCGAGGGGCAGCGCCGCAACCGGCGGATGGTGGCCGCGGCCCTGCGCGGGGTGTCGCCGGAGGAGGTCTCCGAGGCGGACGTACGGGCTCTCGGCTCGATGCACATCGCGCTGCTCAGCGGGGTGATGGTGCAGACCCTGACCGATCCGGAGCAGGCACCGGACGGCCGTGAGCTCCTCCAGGGACTGCGGTCCATGGTCGAGTTGCTCGGAAGCTGA
- a CDS encoding RNA degradosome polyphosphate kinase produces MSHKPSAGPTEVPAQQPSHTSAAGPASGNAAAKATGPVNAVTGAHARIGSISAHRPHVDLEPDIDADLDAYDDKDGGELPPGRFLDRERSWLAFNERVLELAEDPTTPLLERANFLAIFASNLDEFFMVRVAGLKRRIATGVATRSASGLQPREVLDLIWTRSRELMARHAACFQQDISPALAEEGIHLIRWPDLTEKEQARLFTLFRNQIFPVLTPLAVDPAHPFPYISGLSLNLAVVVRNPVSGHRHFARVKVPPLLSRFLEASPQRYVPLEDVIAAHLEELFPGMEVLAHHMFRVTRNEDLEVEEDDAENLLQALEKELMRRRFGPPVRLEVEESIDPGVLDLLVQELNVNASEVYPLPGPLDLTSLFGIASLDRPELKYPKFVAGTHRDLAEVESASAPDIFAALRERDVLLHHPYDSFSTSVQAFLEQAAADPDVLAIKQTLYRTSGDSPIVDALIDAADSGKQVLVLVEIKARFDEQANIKWARKLEESGCHVVYGLVGLKTHCKLSLVVRQEGDQLRRYSHVGTGNYHPKTARLYEDLGLLTADPQVGADLSDLFNRLSGYSRRETYRRLMVAPRSLRDGLVARIDKEAAHHKAGRPAYVRLKMNSIVDEALIDSLYRAAQAGVPVDIWVRGICAVRPGVPGLSENIRVRSILGRFLEHSRVFAFGNGGEPEVWIGSADMMHRNLDRRIEALVRVADPAHRAALDRMLETGMSDATSSWHLGPDGEWTRHSTDAEGQPLRHVQETLIDARRRRRGSAKP; encoded by the coding sequence ATGAGCCACAAGCCCAGCGCAGGCCCCACCGAGGTCCCCGCCCAGCAGCCGTCTCACACGTCCGCCGCAGGCCCGGCGTCCGGTAACGCCGCCGCCAAGGCGACCGGCCCCGTCAACGCCGTGACCGGGGCCCACGCCCGCATAGGCTCCATCTCCGCGCACCGCCCGCACGTCGACCTCGAACCCGATATCGACGCCGACCTGGACGCGTACGACGACAAGGACGGCGGCGAGCTGCCCCCGGGCCGATTCCTCGACCGGGAGCGCAGCTGGCTCGCCTTCAACGAGCGCGTCCTGGAGCTCGCCGAGGACCCCACCACGCCCCTCCTGGAGCGCGCCAACTTCCTGGCGATCTTCGCGAGCAACCTGGACGAGTTCTTCATGGTCCGGGTGGCCGGCCTCAAACGGCGTATCGCGACCGGTGTCGCCACCCGTTCGGCCTCGGGCCTGCAGCCCCGCGAGGTGCTGGACCTCATCTGGACGCGCTCGCGCGAGCTCATGGCCCGCCACGCCGCCTGCTTCCAGCAGGACATCTCCCCGGCCCTGGCCGAGGAGGGCATCCACCTCATCCGCTGGCCCGACCTCACCGAGAAGGAGCAGGCCCGCCTCTTCACGCTGTTCCGGAACCAGATCTTCCCGGTGCTGACCCCGCTGGCCGTGGACCCCGCGCACCCGTTCCCGTACATCTCCGGCCTCTCCCTCAACCTGGCCGTCGTCGTGCGCAACCCGGTCAGCGGCCACCGCCACTTCGCCCGGGTCAAGGTCCCGCCGCTCCTCTCCCGCTTCCTGGAAGCCTCCCCGCAGCGCTACGTCCCCCTGGAGGACGTCATCGCCGCGCACCTGGAGGAGCTGTTCCCCGGCATGGAGGTGCTCGCGCACCACATGTTCCGCGTGACCCGCAACGAGGACCTGGAGGTGGAGGAGGACGACGCCGAGAACCTCCTCCAGGCCCTGGAGAAGGAGCTCATGCGGCGCCGCTTCGGCCCGCCCGTGCGCCTGGAGGTCGAGGAGTCCATCGACCCGGGCGTCCTGGACCTCCTCGTGCAGGAGCTGAACGTCAACGCCTCCGAGGTGTACCCGTTGCCCGGGCCCCTCGACCTGACCTCCCTCTTCGGCATCGCCTCCCTGGACCGGCCCGAGCTGAAGTACCCGAAGTTCGTCGCCGGCACCCACCGGGACCTCGCCGAGGTCGAGTCCGCGTCCGCGCCCGACATCTTCGCCGCCCTGCGCGAGCGGGACGTCCTGCTGCACCACCCGTACGACTCCTTCTCCACCTCGGTGCAGGCCTTCCTGGAGCAGGCCGCCGCCGACCCGGACGTCCTCGCGATCAAGCAGACGCTGTACCGCACCTCCGGCGACTCCCCGATCGTGGACGCCCTGATCGACGCCGCCGACTCCGGCAAGCAGGTCCTCGTACTCGTCGAGATCAAGGCCCGCTTCGACGAGCAGGCCAACATCAAGTGGGCGCGCAAGCTGGAGGAGTCCGGCTGCCACGTCGTCTACGGACTCGTCGGCCTCAAGACCCACTGCAAGCTGTCCCTCGTCGTCCGCCAGGAGGGCGACCAGCTGCGCCGCTACTCGCACGTGGGCACCGGCAACTACCACCCCAAGACGGCCCGGCTCTACGAGGACCTCGGCCTGCTCACCGCCGACCCGCAGGTCGGCGCGGACCTCTCCGACCTCTTCAACCGGCTGTCCGGCTACTCGCGCCGCGAGACCTACCGCCGGCTGATGGTGGCGCCCCGCTCGCTGCGCGACGGACTGGTCGCGCGCATCGACAAGGAGGCCGCCCACCACAAGGCCGGCCGCCCCGCCTACGTGCGCCTGAAGATGAACTCGATCGTCGACGAGGCTCTGATCGACTCGCTCTACCGGGCCGCCCAGGCGGGCGTGCCCGTCGACATCTGGGTGCGCGGCATCTGCGCCGTGCGCCCCGGGGTCCCCGGACTCTCGGAGAACATCCGGGTCCGCTCGATCCTCGGCCGCTTCCTGGAACACTCCCGGGTCTTCGCCTTCGGCAACGGCGGCGAGCCCGAGGTGTGGATCGGCAGCGCCGACATGATGCACCGCAACCTCGACCGTCGTATCGAGGCACTGGTCAGGGTCGCCGACCCGGCCCACCGCGCGGCACTGGACCGGATGCTGGAAACCGGCATGTCCGACGCCACCTCCTCCTGGCACCTGGGCCCGGACGGCGAGTGGACCCGGCACAGCACGGACGCGGAAGGCCAGCCGCTGCGGCACGTACAGGAGACGCTCATAGACGCCCGGAGGCGCCGGCGTGGCTCAGCCAAACCATGA
- a CDS encoding bifunctional metallophosphatase/5'-nucleotidase, with the protein MSATPQRHRRNRRLTFAALAVTAGAGAMVAAALPAGAASGGGAAKSRTVDVQMLSFNDFHGTLEPPQGSSGTVTERQADGTTKAIPAGGVEYLATSLREARKGHEYSVTAAAGDMIGGSPMLSGLFHDEPSIEALNKLDLDVTSVGNHEFDEGKTELRRMAYGGCHPVDGCYEFGKEFTGSQFRYLAANVTDEKTKRPLMSPTFVWKKGDVKIGFIGVTLEGTPDVVTAEGVKGLKFGDEIETINKYAAELNKQGVKSIVALIHEGGLPANGAYNYDCNAPGAGAGISGAIVDIAKNVDSKVDALVTGHTHQAYACSIPDPAGNPRTVTSAASIGRLFTDTTLTYDRQTKDIVRTPVASPKPVNKVVTREQPKAPDMTELIDRWKTLAAPIANRPQGFIAADIPGRGSEAPEKPLGDLIADAQLEALAPADKGGAQLAIMNPGGIRSDLAYKASGDEGDGVVTYGESFTVQPFTNMMNIVDLTGAQLITALQQQVSGPVNGANPKILQVSKGFTYTLDLTKTGVDRIVVDSVKLNGAAIDPAKTYRVAMNEFLAGGGDGFTVLKEHKNKLVGASDLDCFNAYLTNNSSATSPIAVPAANRITVVK; encoded by the coding sequence ATGTCAGCGACGCCACAACGGCACCGCCGAAACCGCCGGTTGACCTTCGCCGCCCTCGCCGTCACGGCCGGGGCCGGGGCCATGGTCGCCGCCGCTCTGCCGGCCGGTGCCGCGAGTGGTGGCGGTGCGGCCAAGAGCCGGACCGTCGACGTTCAGATGCTGTCGTTCAACGACTTCCACGGCACGCTGGAGCCCCCGCAGGGTTCCTCCGGCACCGTGACCGAACGTCAGGCCGACGGCACCACCAAGGCCATACCCGCGGGCGGGGTCGAGTACCTCGCGACCAGCCTGCGCGAGGCCCGCAAGGGCCACGAGTACTCCGTGACCGCCGCGGCCGGTGACATGATCGGCGGCAGCCCGATGCTGTCCGGTCTCTTCCACGACGAGCCGTCCATCGAGGCGCTGAACAAGCTCGACCTGGACGTCACCAGCGTCGGCAACCACGAGTTCGACGAGGGCAAGACCGAGCTGCGGCGCATGGCGTACGGCGGCTGCCACCCGGTCGACGGCTGCTACGAGTTCGGCAAGGAGTTCACGGGCTCCCAGTTCCGGTACCTCGCCGCGAACGTCACCGATGAGAAGACCAAGCGTCCGCTGATGTCGCCCACCTTCGTGTGGAAGAAGGGCGACGTGAAGATCGGCTTCATCGGCGTCACCCTGGAGGGCACTCCGGACGTGGTGACCGCCGAGGGCGTCAAGGGCCTGAAGTTCGGCGACGAGATCGAGACGATCAACAAGTACGCCGCCGAGCTGAACAAGCAGGGTGTGAAGTCGATCGTCGCGCTGATCCACGAGGGCGGTCTGCCCGCGAACGGCGCCTACAACTACGACTGCAACGCCCCGGGCGCCGGCGCCGGCATCTCGGGCGCGATCGTGGACATCGCCAAGAACGTGGACTCCAAGGTCGACGCGCTGGTCACCGGCCACACGCACCAGGCCTACGCCTGCAGCATCCCTGACCCGGCGGGCAACCCGCGCACGGTGACCTCGGCCGCCTCCATCGGCCGCCTGTTCACGGACACCACCCTCACCTACGACCGGCAGACCAAGGACATCGTCCGTACGCCGGTCGCCTCGCCCAAGCCGGTCAACAAGGTCGTCACCCGGGAGCAGCCCAAGGCCCCGGACATGACCGAGCTGATCGACCGCTGGAAGACCCTCGCGGCCCCGATCGCCAACCGTCCGCAGGGCTTCATCGCGGCCGACATCCCGGGCCGCGGTTCCGAGGCGCCCGAGAAGCCGCTCGGCGACCTGATCGCCGACGCGCAGCTCGAAGCGCTGGCCCCGGCGGACAAGGGCGGCGCGCAGCTGGCCATCATGAACCCGGGCGGCATCCGCTCGGACCTCGCCTACAAGGCCTCGGGTGACGAGGGCGACGGCGTGGTGACCTACGGCGAGTCCTTCACGGTCCAGCCGTTCACCAACATGATGAACATCGTGGACCTGACCGGCGCGCAGCTGATCACCGCGCTGCAGCAGCAGGTCAGCGGCCCGGTCAACGGTGCGAACCCGAAGATCCTGCAGGTGTCGAAGGGCTTCACGTACACCCTGGACCTGACGAAGACGGGCGTGGACCGCATCGTCGTGGACTCGGTGAAGCTCAACGGCGCGGCGATCGACCCCGCCAAGACCTACCGGGTCGCGATGAACGAGTTCCTCGCGGGCGGCGGTGACGGCTTCACCGTCCTGAAGGAGCACAAGAACAAGCTGGTGGGCGCGTCCGACCTGGACTGCTTCAACGCCTACCTGACGAACAACTCCTCGGCGACCAGCCCGATCGCCGTGCCGGCGGCGAACCGGATCACCGTCGTCAAGTAA
- the mshD gene encoding mycothiol synthase — protein sequence MTDAAAPLEPGRQIQTLDELTEEQADAVLDLIEDAARTDGTTAVSEQGRLQLRGGPREGIRHFLLTEGGRLAAYGQLEDTDPVEAPAAELVVHPALRGRGHGRAMGMALLAASGKRLRVWAHGGKSAARHLAQVLGLTLFRELRQLRRPLADADPLPEPALPPGVTVRTFVPGTDDEAWLRTNAAAFAHHPEQGSLTQRDLNDRIAQPWFDAKGFFLAERDGELVGFHWTKIHAAEQLGEVYVLGVRPGAQGGGLGKALTAIGLRHLAAQGLPTAMLYVDADNPAALAVYEGLGFSTHEVDLMYRTES from the coding sequence ATGACTGACGCAGCAGCGCCCCTGGAGCCGGGACGGCAGATTCAGACCCTCGACGAACTGACGGAGGAACAGGCCGACGCCGTACTCGACCTGATCGAGGACGCGGCGCGCACCGACGGCACCACCGCCGTGTCCGAACAGGGACGGCTCCAGCTGCGCGGCGGGCCGCGCGAGGGGATCCGGCACTTCCTGCTCACCGAGGGCGGCCGGCTCGCCGCATACGGACAGCTGGAGGACACCGACCCGGTGGAGGCCCCCGCAGCCGAGCTCGTCGTGCACCCGGCCCTGCGCGGGCGCGGGCACGGCCGGGCGATGGGCATGGCCCTGCTGGCCGCCTCCGGGAAGCGGCTGCGGGTATGGGCCCACGGCGGCAAGTCGGCCGCCCGGCACCTCGCGCAGGTGCTCGGCCTGACCCTCTTCCGCGAGCTGCGCCAACTGCGCCGGCCCCTGGCCGACGCCGACCCGCTGCCGGAGCCCGCGCTCCCGCCCGGCGTGACCGTACGGACCTTCGTGCCCGGCACCGACGACGAGGCCTGGCTCAGGACGAACGCGGCCGCCTTCGCCCACCACCCCGAACAGGGCTCGCTGACCCAGCGGGACCTCAACGACCGGATCGCGCAGCCGTGGTTCGACGCCAAGGGCTTCTTCCTCGCGGAGCGCGACGGCGAGCTCGTCGGCTTCCACTGGACGAAGATCCACGCGGCGGAGCAGCTGGGCGAGGTCTACGTGCTCGGCGTGCGCCCGGGTGCCCAGGGCGGCGGCCTCGGCAAGGCCCTCACCGCGATCGGCCTGCGCCACCTGGCGGCCCAGGGCCTGCCGACGGCCATGCTCTACGTCGACGCCGACAACCCGGCCGCCCTCGCCGTCTACGAGGGCCTCGGCTTCAGCACCCACGAGGTCGACCTGATGTACCGCACGGAAAGCTGA
- a CDS encoding alpha/beta fold hydrolase produces MRHELKIDDRTLSYLDFGGPGRPLLALHGGLSEALAFTGLAAALGDGWRVIAPDQRGHGASGRAPDYRREGYVSDAVALLDHLGIDAPVPLLGYSLGGLNAYHLAAAHPDRVSALIGVDATIEIRVPTGPNWYDFLEGLPHSAPTREELLAAAGPAGAPFIADAMRPLPDGSGWRLPYHPQDMLDSIRACDGDHWDAWLAGTCPALLIHGTRSQALTRATADAMVARRPKTAYTPLDGDHFVPFTDPEGFHAAVGTFLATL; encoded by the coding sequence ATGCGCCACGAGCTGAAGATCGACGACCGGACCCTCTCCTACCTGGACTTCGGCGGACCCGGCCGCCCGCTCCTCGCCCTGCACGGCGGCCTGTCCGAAGCCCTCGCCTTCACCGGCCTCGCCGCCGCCCTCGGCGACGGATGGCGGGTCATCGCCCCCGACCAGCGCGGCCACGGCGCATCCGGCCGGGCGCCCGACTACCGCCGCGAGGGCTACGTCTCCGACGCCGTCGCCCTCCTCGACCACCTGGGCATCGACGCCCCCGTGCCCCTCCTCGGCTACTCCCTCGGCGGGCTCAACGCCTACCACCTGGCCGCCGCCCACCCCGACCGGGTCTCCGCGCTCATCGGCGTGGACGCCACCATCGAGATCCGTGTCCCCACGGGGCCGAACTGGTACGACTTCCTCGAAGGCCTCCCCCACAGCGCCCCCACCCGCGAGGAACTCCTCGCCGCCGCCGGGCCGGCCGGCGCGCCCTTCATCGCCGACGCAATGCGCCCCCTCCCGGACGGAAGCGGCTGGCGCCTGCCCTACCACCCGCAGGACATGCTCGACTCCATCCGGGCCTGCGACGGCGACCACTGGGACGCCTGGCTCGCCGGCACCTGCCCGGCCCTGCTCATCCACGGCACCCGCAGCCAGGCCCTCACGCGGGCCACGGCCGACGCGATGGTCGCCCGGCGCCCGAAGACCGCGTACACACCCCTCGACGGCGACCACTTCGTGCCGTTCACGGACCCGGAGGGATTCCACGCGGCCGTCGGGACGTTCCTGGCGACCCTCTGA
- a CDS encoding phosphatidylinositol-specific phospholipase C, with product MGRRTFLAGALAAGAALGLGSAPASAAALGTQDWMAGLGDSTALQRMTIPGTHDSGATKGGLYVACQNTSIAQQLDSGIRFLDVRCRVTGGSFAIHHAAFFQDLMFGDVLVACSDFLAAHPSETVLMRLKQEYSTDSDATFRAVFDDYLDHRGWRPLFRIADTLPSLGQARGKVVLLADNGGLPGLRYGDGNVFDIQDDWNAEPFAKRGKIENHFRKAVQQPGRLFVNYVSTSAYMPPRWNSDRLGPQVHSFVDGGELAGRTGLGIVPMDFPNTRSGLVASLIRHN from the coding sequence ATGGGCCGGCGGACGTTCCTGGCCGGAGCACTGGCCGCGGGAGCGGCCCTCGGACTGGGATCCGCGCCCGCCTCGGCCGCGGCCCTCGGCACCCAGGACTGGATGGCCGGACTCGGGGACTCCACCGCCCTCCAGCGGATGACCATCCCCGGCACGCACGACTCCGGCGCCACCAAGGGCGGCCTCTACGTCGCCTGCCAGAACACCTCGATCGCCCAGCAGCTCGACTCCGGCATCCGCTTCCTCGACGTCCGCTGCCGGGTCACGGGCGGCTCCTTCGCCATCCACCACGCGGCCTTCTTCCAGGACCTGATGTTCGGCGACGTGCTCGTGGCCTGCTCGGACTTCCTCGCCGCGCACCCCTCCGAGACCGTCCTGATGCGCCTCAAGCAGGAGTACTCCACCGACAGCGACGCCACCTTCCGCGCCGTCTTCGACGACTACCTCGACCACCGCGGCTGGCGCCCGCTGTTCCGGATCGCCGACACCCTGCCCTCGCTCGGCCAGGCCCGCGGCAAGGTGGTCCTGCTCGCCGACAACGGCGGTCTGCCCGGCCTGCGCTACGGCGACGGCAACGTCTTCGACATCCAGGACGACTGGAACGCCGAGCCCTTCGCCAAGCGCGGCAAGATCGAGAACCACTTCCGCAAGGCCGTCCAGCAGCCCGGCAGGCTCTTCGTGAACTACGTCAGCACCTCGGCCTACATGCCGCCGCGCTGGAACTCCGACCGCCTGGGTCCGCAGGTGCACTCGTTCGTCGACGGCGGTGAACTGGCCGGCCGGACCGGACTCGGCATCGTCCCGATGGACTTCCCCAACACCCGCTCCGGCCTGGTCGCCTCACTGATACGGCACAACTGA
- a CDS encoding CHAD domain-containing protein yields MAQPNHDPITATADAGDVLGTYLRSQATAFLRGLRLHEESGAAAAEGSDAARSLRGAARRISGSLATFRVVTESSWADGLRTELVWLSSTLADEHAYAARLARLMDALHRLSGSPELPAPRGTAGALTVGSARAGALLERQLTLARTRAHSATLQALGSSRFHAVADAVAVLASEVPLDSVAARGRVGDVLVPLAEVAENRLSAAVAALPPCRGSEAAPSPYDADHDGLWHEVRRLLRVHRYAREALGEDVSRPAAAGEALDRHRDAAEAAAASATAARTPRIAPATAYALGVLHADQRHEVEAARLDFQHVWLREPAVTPR; encoded by the coding sequence GTGGCTCAGCCAAACCATGACCCGATTACGGCGACGGCGGACGCGGGTGACGTGCTCGGCACGTACCTGCGTTCCCAGGCCACCGCTTTCCTGCGCGGGCTGCGCCTGCACGAGGAGAGCGGGGCAGCCGCCGCCGAAGGGAGCGACGCGGCGCGCAGCCTGCGGGGGGCTGCGCGCCGGATCAGCGGATCCCTTGCCACCTTCCGGGTGGTGACCGAGTCCTCCTGGGCCGACGGGCTGCGCACCGAGCTGGTGTGGCTGTCCTCGACACTGGCCGACGAGCACGCGTACGCCGCCCGGCTGGCCCGGCTGATGGACGCGCTGCACCGGCTGTCGGGCTCCCCCGAGCTCCCGGCACCGCGCGGCACGGCCGGGGCGCTCACGGTGGGCTCGGCGCGCGCCGGCGCGCTGCTGGAGCGCCAGCTCACCCTGGCGCGCACGCGCGCCCACTCGGCCACGCTGCAGGCGCTCGGCTCCTCCCGCTTCCACGCGGTGGCGGACGCGGTGGCCGTGCTGGCCTCGGAGGTCCCGCTGGACTCCGTGGCGGCCCGGGGGCGGGTCGGGGACGTCCTCGTCCCCCTGGCAGAGGTCGCCGAAAACCGACTGTCGGCAGCGGTCGCGGCGCTGCCGCCGTGCCGCGGCTCGGAGGCCGCGCCGAGCCCGTACGACGCGGACCACGACGGGCTCTGGCACGAGGTACGCCGCCTCCTGCGGGTCCACCGGTACGCCCGGGAGGCGCTCGGCGAGGACGTGAGCCGGCCGGCGGCCGCGGGCGAGGCCCTGGACCGCCACCGCGACGCGGCGGAGGCCGCGGCCGCCTCGGCGACGGCGGCCCGCACCCCCCGCATCGCCCCGGCGACGGCCTACGCACTCGGCGTCCTGCACGCCGACCAGCGCCACGAGGTCGAGGCGGCCCGGCTCGACTTCCAGCACGTGTGGCTGCGGGAGCCCGCGGTCACACCGCGATAA
- the pstC gene encoding phosphate ABC transporter permease subunit PstC, whose translation MASTTPTQIDTAPPVSKSGRSTGRAGDKIFAGLSKGSGILLLVIMASIAAFLTYRASIALSKNEGNFLTTFDWNASANPPVFGIAVLLFGTVVSSIIAMAIAVPIAVGIALFISHYAPRKLAAPLAYVVDLLAAVPSIIYGIWGALFLVPQLNGLNLWLDEYLGWTYVFDKTQIGVARSLFTVGILLAIMILPIVTSVSREVFLQVPRMNEEAALALGATRWEVIRMSVLPFGRSGVISASMLGLGRALGETMAVATVLSPSFLISFHVLNPGGGTFAQNIAAKFDEANEFGRDALIASGLVLFLLTLLVNGAARLIIARRKDFSGANA comes from the coding sequence ATGGCTTCCACCACACCCACCCAGATAGACACGGCTCCGCCTGTCTCCAAGAGCGGAAGGTCCACCGGCCGCGCCGGTGACAAGATCTTCGCCGGGCTCTCCAAGGGATCCGGCATCCTGCTCCTGGTGATCATGGCGTCGATCGCCGCCTTCCTCACCTACCGCGCCTCGATCGCGCTGTCGAAGAACGAGGGGAACTTCCTCACCACCTTCGACTGGAACGCGTCGGCCAACCCGCCCGTCTTCGGCATCGCCGTCCTGCTCTTCGGCACCGTCGTCAGCTCGATCATCGCGATGGCCATCGCGGTTCCGATCGCTGTCGGCATCGCCCTGTTCATCTCGCACTACGCGCCGCGCAAGCTGGCCGCGCCCCTCGCGTACGTGGTCGACCTGCTGGCCGCCGTACCGTCGATCATCTACGGCATCTGGGGCGCCCTCTTCCTCGTACCGCAGCTGAACGGCCTGAACCTCTGGCTCGACGAGTACCTGGGCTGGACGTACGTCTTCGACAAGACCCAGATCGGCGTCGCCCGTTCGCTCTTCACCGTCGGCATCCTGCTCGCGATCATGATCCTGCCGATCGTGACCAGCGTCAGCCGCGAGGTCTTCCTCCAGGTTCCGCGCATGAACGAGGAGGCCGCCCTGGCCCTCGGCGCGACCCGCTGGGAGGTCATCCGGATGTCGGTGCTGCCCTTCGGCCGCTCCGGTGTCATCTCCGCCTCGATGCTCGGCCTCGGCCGCGCACTCGGCGAGACCATGGCCGTCGCGACCGTCCTCTCCCCGAGCTTCCTGATCTCGTTCCACGTCCTGAACCCGGGCGGCGGCACCTTCGCGCAGAACATCGCCGCGAAGTTCGACGAGGCCAACGAGTTCGGCCGGGACGCGCTGATCGCCTCCGGTCTGGTCCTCTTCCTGCTCACCCTGCTGGTCAACGGTGCAGCTCGCCTGATCATCGCTCGCCGCAAGGACTTCTCGGGGGCGAACGCCTGA